The sequence TGACATTGATTTGAAGAGACTCAACAAAGTGACTGTAAAGTATAACGCCCCGGGAGCACGTGTTGTGTTTAATGTGGATGGTTACTCGGTGGCGGCCGAGGCTAGCCTGGTCTATATCGGGGAAGAATACATGCCTGAGAAAAAATACAGCAGTATAGATGAACTGCAGCAATTATTAAGCCGTGTCAAGGGGCAAGCACAACTCCCGCCTGGTCTATGCGATCAAAGTAGGAGATATTACGTGATCCCGTTGCCAAAAATTGAGTGGTCATCATCAGATCGGAGAACCCTTACACTCCAGTTGAGCGAGTTCAAAATCCCAGTCAGCGGAAGACTCTGTAATGAAATCGATGATATTCGTTAAAACCCCCGTAATTCTCTCAAATAGTTTTTAATATGATCTCGCAGCATCGAGGTCTTTTATGAATGACGATAGTTTTCCGATTCACGCGGTTGCCAAGGGTCTTGGGCAGCTTGCTCCATGAACCGGTAAAGGCGAAGTTATAGGGAAAAATTGTTGAAACATGCTTGATCCCCGTAGGTTATTCTCGTTTTTACTATAGCTTGCGATGCTCAATATCACTAACATGATCTCGTCCGGCCTTCTAATTGGGGAGGAACTTCTAGAAGGTAAAAAGCTACCGCTATCCCTCAACAAACACGCACGATATGGTGTTAACGTAGGAAGAGGTTTCATTGAAAACAGTCCGCTATCTACGGATAGCTACTTAGCAGTAACGGGCCCGCCGGGATTTGAACCCGGGTCCTCCGGCTCCGCAGGCCGGCGCCCTATCCTGGCTAGGCTACGGGCCCTTTTTCACTATTTATTTAAGGATTAGGCTTTAATAGTGGTTTAAAAACCTGCTTCAGGGCTTCGGGTTCACTGGGTTAGAGCGTTCTTGAACAGGATTGTCTTCTCCTCGGCCCCCTTCCCGGTTATTTTAAGAATGTCTACGCCGTCCCCTGAGAGGACGTCTCTCTCGACCACTGTCTTCACGGCTTCGACGACTAGTTTCTCGGCGTCGTCCAGCGTGAGGTCTGGGGTGTACTTAGGCTCTATATACCCTAGGGCGAGCTGGGCTCCTGAGCCTAGTGCTGCATACTTCTCCTCTATTAGGCTTCCAACGGGGTCGAGAATGTATAGTTGTGGACCGTTTTCATCGTATCCTCCCACGACGATCTCGGTTAGCATGGGGGCTAGCTTGTAGCTGTAGAGCACTACTGAGAGGAGCTTGGCAAGCCCTCTAACCCTTATCTCCCTTCCATGCTGGAGCTCGTAGTACTTCGCCTCCATCTCGAGCATTCTCCTCAAGATGTTTACATCTCCCATCAAGCCGGCAAACCCCACGCCCACGCGCGGGGTTATGGCGAAAACTTTCTTAACGTTGCGGCTTAGGACGAATCCGTCGTAAGTCAGCCTTTTCTCACTGGCTAAGACGACTCCATCGCGCGTCTTAACGCCTATGGCGGTGCCGGGCAACATGCTCATGAACTCCACCCTCGCTAACACAACTTAATGTTTAACGAGCAATTTATACGTACCGCTCCATCCGAGGGAGGTCTCCGACCCCTCAAACCTCCCTCCTCATCCTCGGCGTGAGGTATGAGAGGGCGAGCCCGAGCAGAATTAAGAAGATCAAGAGCGCGGACAGGATCATTAGGAGCGGTGAGCCAGTTAAGACATAACCCGCCACAACCACGGCGATCACGGAGACCGTCAGGCCAGCCTCAAGCATCCTCCAATAACCATTCCTCGAAGACTTCTCAGCGATGACGTGGACAAGGTAGGAGAGAGAGCCCAGGATAAAAGCCAACCCTATCACGCCGGCTGAGACATCATGATCGAGGAGGAATCGGGCAGTCCATGCCGCGGCTAGAATAATTAATGCAAGAGGACTTGCGAAATCCCTCCAACTAGTCATGAAGCAGTCAACCCCCAACAAGTTTTAATTTGATCAGTACTGATTAAAAGTATTCCAGCAGAAACCCTTCCCAGCAAGGTTTAGAAGAAGCTTAACTCATTAGCAACACTGG is a genomic window of Thermosphaera sp. containing:
- the psmB gene encoding archaeal proteasome endopeptidase complex subunit beta, whose product is MSMLPGTAIGVKTRDGVVLASEKRLTYDGFVLSRNVKKVFAITPRVGVGFAGLMGDVNILRRMLEMEAKYYELQHGREIRVRGLAKLLSVVLYSYKLAPMLTEIVVGGYDENGPQLYILDPVGSLIEEKYAALGSGAQLALGYIEPKYTPDLTLDDAEKLVVEAVKTVVERDVLSGDGVDILKITGKGAEEKTILFKNALTQ